One window of Leptospira yasudae genomic DNA carries:
- a CDS encoding TolC family protein — protein MVSSQNVLISLKTGAVAPKFLKKWLVFGFLGLAAVLIFPVTTTAEVVPLEPGLAEEEDKKKSNANSSSPEEKKSQGTKDAQTQAQPESQTQTQSQVQPQSSTTYGQSGFSGKIIDWDMERLMEYAVSNNPLYLAEKQNMGIERGKVITASLYRNPIVQFQQQFIGMPGGGSSSPQVLGANGSQGGSTEIAPALYQDVDVYGIISLRSKVAKKSFEAVLGEFDNFDRLFRLRLRQNYWTYIFLTNLVDYNKEFYENYSDLLELTKFRVEKGDISPLEFERLELERIQVEKFYRDALVRRQFVEKELRILTGIKESEGIFAFKSEMKFKSLEDLGLRLKDSTIASVNRPDIAALEERVKEKKLNIDLQRREALGYLQVGGEWRIKGNEHYAGVFATIPLPLNDRGQGKVLSAKEEHKKFELALEAKKREVNEEIEASKKELLAREDLLAKYERINLLQKNKQLEQKSRIAYVRGASDQVTFLQAEKNYLTVLRDYYEVLYLYYNAVEIYKAAVGKKTERD, from the coding sequence ATGGTATCTTCACAGAATGTTTTAATCAGTCTTAAGACCGGTGCAGTTGCGCCGAAATTTCTGAAGAAATGGTTAGTCTTCGGATTTCTCGGACTCGCCGCCGTTTTGATTTTTCCGGTTACTACGACCGCGGAGGTAGTCCCGCTCGAACCGGGTCTCGCCGAGGAAGAAGACAAAAAAAAATCGAACGCGAATTCCAGTTCTCCGGAAGAAAAAAAATCGCAAGGGACAAAGGACGCGCAAACCCAAGCACAGCCCGAGTCTCAAACACAAACGCAATCACAAGTTCAACCGCAGAGTTCGACAACCTATGGTCAATCCGGTTTTTCCGGAAAGATCATTGATTGGGATATGGAACGTCTGATGGAATACGCAGTCTCGAACAATCCCTTGTATCTCGCTGAAAAACAAAACATGGGAATCGAACGAGGAAAGGTCATCACCGCTTCCTTGTATCGAAACCCGATCGTTCAGTTCCAGCAACAGTTCATCGGAATGCCCGGCGGAGGCTCTTCCAGTCCTCAGGTTTTAGGAGCGAACGGATCGCAAGGAGGAAGCACGGAGATTGCACCGGCCCTCTATCAAGATGTGGACGTCTACGGAATCATTTCTCTCCGATCCAAGGTCGCTAAAAAATCCTTCGAAGCGGTTCTCGGAGAATTCGACAACTTCGACAGGCTTTTTAGACTCAGGTTGAGGCAGAACTATTGGACTTATATCTTCCTAACTAATTTAGTAGATTATAATAAAGAATTTTACGAAAATTACAGCGATCTTTTGGAACTCACGAAATTTCGAGTGGAAAAGGGCGACATCTCTCCTCTCGAATTCGAACGTCTCGAGTTGGAAAGAATTCAGGTCGAGAAGTTTTACCGTGATGCGCTCGTGCGCAGACAGTTTGTCGAAAAAGAACTGAGAATTCTTACCGGAATCAAGGAATCGGAAGGAATCTTCGCTTTCAAATCGGAGATGAAATTCAAATCCCTCGAGGACCTAGGTCTTCGACTTAAGGATTCCACGATCGCTTCGGTCAACCGCCCGGATATCGCGGCTTTGGAAGAACGCGTTAAAGAGAAGAAGCTCAACATCGATCTCCAAAGAAGAGAAGCCCTCGGTTATCTTCAAGTCGGAGGAGAATGGAGAATCAAGGGCAACGAGCATTACGCGGGCGTATTCGCTACGATTCCTCTTCCGTTGAACGACCGAGGTCAGGGAAAGGTTCTTTCCGCTAAAGAAGAACATAAAAAGTTCGAACTCGCGCTCGAAGCCAAAAAGCGCGAGGTCAACGAGGAAATCGAAGCTTCCAAGAAGGAACTTCTCGCGCGAGAAGACCTTCTCGCCAAATACGAACGAATCAATCTATTACAGAAAAACAAACAGTTGGAACAAAAATCCAGGATAGCGTATGTCCGTGGTGCATCCGATCAGGTGACCTTTCTCCAGGCCGAAAAGAATTATCTTACGGTCCTTAGAGATTATTACGAAGTATTGTATCTCTACTACAATGCGGTCGAAATTTACAAGGCGG
- a CDS encoding DUF1564 domain-containing protein — translation MGYLLLDADREIRSTLQKDRMETVTLLIPEETWLRFSEDEARRLPKKIPQMLRTYAKFLTAQKRLGKNAGRTLYQPSPGKSKMKRVNVRLSPGSWTLFGTLAQAHGVSRCFLFNYLLWLDFAGVGGSVFDTLNAGVPTFHRNYSYILHLDLAYNQVIRKLDCEPDSLFYTLDYRDWYPD, via the coding sequence ATGGGATATTTATTACTGGATGCGGATCGGGAGATTCGCTCAACGCTTCAAAAAGATCGAATGGAAACCGTGACCTTGTTGATTCCGGAAGAAACATGGCTTCGTTTTTCCGAAGACGAGGCTCGGAGACTTCCGAAAAAAATTCCGCAAATGCTGCGGACATATGCGAAATTTCTGACAGCTCAAAAACGATTAGGGAAAAATGCGGGGCGGACCTTGTATCAACCAAGCCCGGGAAAGTCCAAAATGAAACGGGTGAATGTTCGTTTGAGCCCCGGGAGCTGGACCTTGTTCGGAACGTTAGCGCAAGCTCATGGTGTATCGCGTTGTTTTCTTTTCAATTATTTGTTGTGGTTGGATTTTGCCGGGGTTGGCGGATCCGTCTTTGATACTTTGAATGCGGGAGTTCCCACATTTCACAGGAACTACAGTTACATCCTGCACCTCGATTTAGCCTACAACCAAGTAATTCGGAAGCTCGACTGCGAACCCGACTCCCTATTCTACACATTAGATTACAGAGATTGGTATCCCGACTAA